In Sphingomonas sp. Leaf357, a single genomic region encodes these proteins:
- the prsR gene encoding PEP-CTERM-box response regulator transcription factor, with the protein MTVGKPKLLIVEDDLGLQRQLRWAYEGYDVVVAGDRASALDALRSEEPDVVTLDLGLPPDPDGTTEGFATLAEILKLKPDTKVIVASGHGARDSALKAIADGAWDFYAKPIDIDQLGMIVARAFHVHALEAENRRLAAQAGGTALGGMITAAPEMLKVTRTIERVAHADVSVMLLGASGTGKELLARGVHDSSPRAKGAFVAINCAAIPETLLESELFGHEKGAFTGAVKTTEGKIEQAAGGTLFLDEVGDIPLPLQVKLLRFLQERTIERIGGRKAIAVDTRIVCATHQDVDAMVASGAFREDLYYRLAEIVVRIPSLAERSGDAGLLAQHFLKKYAKTMGSAVTGLSPDARAAIDAWGWPGNVRELENRMKRAVIMAEGKLVTAADLDLSEDAEPEPLNLRTIRETADRKAIHNALARADGNITNTAKLLGVSRPTLYDLLKSYDLHA; encoded by the coding sequence GTGACGGTCGGCAAACCGAAACTCCTCATCGTCGAGGACGATCTCGGCCTGCAGCGCCAATTGCGCTGGGCGTATGAGGGTTACGACGTCGTCGTCGCCGGCGACCGCGCCTCCGCGCTCGACGCGCTGCGGTCCGAGGAGCCCGATGTCGTCACGCTCGATCTCGGCCTGCCGCCGGACCCGGACGGCACGACCGAGGGCTTCGCCACGCTGGCCGAGATCCTGAAGCTGAAGCCCGACACCAAGGTGATCGTCGCGTCCGGTCACGGTGCCCGCGACAGCGCGCTGAAGGCGATCGCCGACGGCGCCTGGGATTTCTATGCCAAGCCGATCGACATCGACCAGCTCGGCATGATCGTCGCGCGCGCCTTCCACGTCCATGCGCTGGAGGCCGAGAACCGCCGCCTCGCCGCGCAGGCCGGCGGCACGGCGCTGGGCGGGATGATCACCGCCGCGCCGGAAATGCTCAAGGTGACGCGCACGATCGAGCGTGTCGCGCATGCCGACGTCTCGGTCATGCTGCTCGGCGCGAGCGGTACGGGCAAGGAATTGCTCGCGCGCGGCGTGCACGATTCGTCTCCGCGCGCGAAGGGGGCCTTCGTCGCGATCAACTGCGCCGCGATCCCCGAGACGTTGCTGGAAAGCGAACTCTTCGGCCACGAAAAGGGCGCGTTCACCGGCGCGGTGAAGACCACCGAGGGCAAGATCGAACAGGCCGCCGGCGGCACGCTGTTCCTTGACGAGGTGGGCGACATTCCGCTGCCGCTACAGGTCAAATTGCTGCGTTTCCTGCAGGAGCGGACGATCGAGCGGATCGGCGGGCGCAAGGCGATCGCGGTCGATACGCGGATCGTCTGCGCGACGCATCAGGACGTCGATGCGATGGTCGCCAGCGGCGCGTTCCGCGAGGATCTGTATTACCGCCTCGCCGAGATCGTCGTGCGCATCCCGTCGCTCGCCGAACGCTCGGGCGATGCCGGATTGCTCGCGCAGCATTTCCTCAAGAAATACGCCAAGACGATGGGCTCCGCCGTCACCGGCCTGTCGCCCGATGCGCGCGCCGCGATCGACGCATGGGGCTGGCCCGGCAACGTGCGCGAGCTGGAAAACCGCATGAAGCGTGCCGTGATCATGGCCGAGGGCAAGCTCGTCACCGCCGCCGATCTCGACCTGTCCGAAGACGCCGAGCCGGAACCGCTCAATCTGCGCACGATCCGCGAGACGGCGGATCGCAAGGCGATCCACAACGCGCTGGCCCGCGCCGATGGCAACATCACCAACACCGCCAAGCTGTTGGGGGTGAGCCGACCCACTCTGTACGATCTTTTGAAGAGCTATGATCTCCATGCGTGA
- a CDS encoding TIGR03013 family XrtA/PEP-CTERM system glycosyltransferase codes for MIRLFKHYVPHAVLLLGLFDVMLLIAAAEFGWVYRADQIGMKVEPIHTRIPQLLSFAASLEVAMIAVGVYGANSLQSLRHAAARILVAVSLGVILLSVIYFMLPGMTFWRSNLLYSMPAAVVLLFALRVLLGKMIGGQAFKRRVVVLGAGARAARLKALGQTPGAGFVVVGYVSMSEPQRVIPEAIARDAIYNLADHVVLLNASEVVLALEERRNALPLKDLLRIKTTGVHVNEISTFLERETGRVDLQSVNPSWLIFSDGFSSGRMLSSIFKRLFDIVASALLLTLMAPVIILTAIAIKLESKGPAFYRQRRVGLYGVGFDCIKLRSMRQDAEVAGKAVWAEKDDPRITRIGRFIRKCRIDELPQTWSVLKGEMSFVGPRPERPQFVDDLEQQLNYYAERHMVKPGITGWAQINYPYGASIEDSRQKLEYDLYYAKNYSPFLDLLILLQTIRVVLWPEGVR; via the coding sequence ATGATCAGGCTGTTCAAGCATTATGTGCCCCATGCCGTGCTGCTGCTCGGGCTGTTCGACGTGATGCTGCTGATCGCGGCGGCTGAGTTCGGATGGGTCTATCGCGCCGATCAGATCGGCATGAAGGTCGAGCCGATCCATACGCGGATCCCGCAATTGCTGAGCTTCGCTGCCAGCCTCGAAGTCGCGATGATCGCGGTCGGCGTGTACGGGGCCAATTCGCTGCAATCGCTGCGCCACGCCGCCGCGCGGATTCTGGTCGCCGTGTCGCTCGGCGTCATCCTGCTCAGCGTGATCTATTTCATGCTGCCGGGCATGACCTTCTGGCGCTCGAACCTGCTGTATTCGATGCCTGCCGCGGTCGTGCTGCTGTTCGCGCTGCGCGTGCTGCTCGGCAAGATGATCGGCGGCCAGGCGTTCAAGCGTCGCGTCGTCGTGCTCGGCGCCGGCGCGCGCGCGGCGCGGCTCAAGGCGCTGGGGCAGACGCCCGGCGCCGGCTTCGTCGTCGTCGGCTACGTCTCGATGAGCGAGCCGCAGCGCGTGATTCCCGAAGCGATCGCCCGCGATGCGATCTACAATCTCGCCGACCATGTCGTGCTGCTCAACGCCTCCGAAGTCGTGCTCGCGCTGGAGGAACGCCGCAACGCGCTGCCGCTGAAGGATCTGTTGCGGATCAAGACGACCGGCGTGCACGTCAACGAGATCTCGACCTTCCTGGAACGCGAGACGGGCCGGGTCGATCTGCAGAGCGTCAATCCCAGCTGGCTGATCTTCTCCGACGGCTTTTCGTCCGGGCGGATGCTGTCCAGCATCTTCAAGCGGCTGTTCGATATCGTGGCCAGCGCCTTGCTGCTGACGCTGATGGCGCCCGTGATCATCCTGACCGCGATCGCGATCAAGCTGGAGAGCAAGGGACCGGCCTTCTATCGCCAGCGCCGCGTCGGGCTGTACGGCGTGGGGTTCGACTGCATCAAGCTGCGTTCGATGCGCCAGGACGCCGAGGTCGCCGGCAAGGCCGTCTGGGCCGAGAAGGACGATCCGCGCATCACCCGCATCGGCCGCTTCATCCGCAAATGCCGGATCGACGAACTGCCGCAGACCTGGAGCGTGCTGAAAGGCGAGATGAGCTTCGTCGGCCCGCGCCCCGAACGTCCGCAATTCGTCGACGACCTCGAACAGCAGCTCAATTATTACGCCGAACGCCACATGGTGAAGCCCGGCATCACCGGCTGGGCGCAGATCAACTATCCCTATGGTGCGTCGATCGAGGACAGCCGGCAGAAGCTGGAATACGACCTCTATTACGCCAAGAACTATTCGCCGTTCCTCGATCTGCTGATCCTGTTGCAGACGATCCGCGTGGTGTTGTGGCCCGAGGGCGTGCGCTGA
- a CDS encoding mannose-1-phosphate guanylyltransferase/mannose-6-phosphate isomerase, giving the protein MPLSRPIVPVILSGGSGTRLWPMSRPERPKQMLALTAEETMLQLTATRATGERFAAPIVVANARHADMIDEQLGAVAAGAQAVILEPAGRNTAPAIALAAIAAGSGPDVLLVMPSDHVIDDVPAFHAAIHAAMPMVEDGWLATFGIAPDAPETGYGYIQVGEQIAPGVNRVVRFVEKPPRDKAEAMVAGGDHAWNGGIFLFRADAYLGALALHAPDMLQACETAMAKARHEGRRVFPDAEAFAASPSDSIDYAVMEKAGQVAVVPVSMGWSDLGSWDALHAISPRDDNGNAHRGDVVAIDTVNCLVRSDGVRIAMVGVEDLIVVASGNDILILPRGRSQEVKKLIEAMKDG; this is encoded by the coding sequence ATGCCGCTTTCCCGACCGATCGTTCCCGTCATTCTGTCGGGCGGATCGGGCACGCGGTTATGGCCGATGTCGCGGCCCGAACGGCCCAAGCAGATGCTGGCCCTGACCGCCGAGGAAACGATGCTGCAACTGACGGCGACGCGGGCGACTGGCGAGCGCTTCGCCGCGCCGATCGTCGTCGCCAATGCGCGCCATGCCGACATGATCGACGAGCAGCTCGGCGCGGTTGCGGCGGGCGCGCAGGCCGTGATCCTGGAGCCGGCCGGACGCAACACCGCACCGGCGATCGCACTCGCCGCCATCGCCGCCGGAAGCGGCCCGGACGTGCTGCTGGTGATGCCGTCCGATCACGTGATCGACGATGTCCCCGCCTTCCACGCCGCGATCCATGCCGCGATGCCGATGGTCGAGGATGGCTGGCTGGCGACGTTCGGTATCGCGCCCGATGCCCCCGAAACCGGCTACGGCTACATCCAGGTCGGCGAGCAGATTGCGCCCGGGGTCAACCGCGTCGTCCGCTTCGTCGAGAAGCCGCCACGCGACAAGGCGGAGGCGATGGTCGCGGGCGGCGACCATGCCTGGAACGGCGGGATCTTCCTGTTCCGCGCCGATGCCTATCTCGGCGCGCTGGCACTGCATGCGCCCGACATGCTGCAGGCGTGCGAAACGGCGATGGCCAAGGCGCGGCACGAGGGGCGGCGGGTATTCCCGGATGCCGAGGCGTTCGCCGCCTCGCCGTCGGACTCGATCGATTACGCGGTGATGGAAAAGGCCGGGCAGGTCGCGGTGGTGCCGGTCAGCATGGGCTGGAGCGATCTGGGCAGCTGGGATGCGCTGCATGCGATCAGCCCGCGCGACGATAACGGCAACGCGCATCGCGGTGACGTGGTCGCGATCGATACGGTCAATTGCCTCGTGCGCAGCGACGGCGTGCGCATCGCGATGGTCGGTGTCGAGGATCTGATCGTCGTGGCGAGCGGCAACGACATCCTCATCCTGCCGCGCGGTCGCAGCCAGGAGGTCAAGAAACTGATCGAAGCGATGAAAGACGGCTAA
- a CDS encoding tetratricopeptide repeat protein — protein MRDHARLPIRVGHSLTIHTVRAEPVEALPFLSKVGKKGSPSTGSGRTAWGTTLFASGAAIIAATLFAFAATAPAQADATSARISVARSLTAFGIGNISAARNHAMAAVKTDPSWGLAHAVLARAYLALGDGLAAQAELDRAKATGFDVSRAHQLYAHAYLLQGDADRALDEAAKAKPKYAGYALRVGARALAAQGDFPGAQRLLATLLAAAPNDSAAWSDLGRIRYDGGDVTGAIDAATRATRIDPANMEALTLRAELVRTQYGLTAALPWFEATLKRDYYYHPALIEYASTLGDAGRYGDMLDATRRALATRPDSAQAFYLQAVLAARAGNYDLARGLMQRTGDTLDGLPGALLLGGTLDYQSGAYELAISKWRRLVGQQPMNISARRLLGAALLRSGDAQGALDILRPVALRGDADSYTLTLVARAFERTGQRDWAAKFLDRAAYPGSATSTTFGADDTVAVLGDLARDDPADPSLRVGYLRGLVDAGQTAQALAQAQALVRMAPGAPAAQLALGDTFAALGRYADAAGAYGRAADSRFDEPTMLRAVDALDRAGQRPQAANVLALFLSQNPQNIVAQRLAAHWQIAGGEYAAAIETLEALRERIGNRDAALLTELAYAYIGDDDAETGRAYARAAYALAPLNPATADAYGWALYQMGKDGQAVQLLEKAVAIAPDHAALRWHLAQVYADVGRGADAKGQIAAAMRDPGFTDRDAATAVLKTL, from the coding sequence ATGCGTGACCATGCCAGACTTCCCATTCGTGTTGGGCATTCGCTCACCATCCACACCGTCCGTGCTGAGCCTGTCGAAGCACTGCCCTTCCTTTCCAAGGTCGGAAAGAAGGGCAGCCCTTCGACAGGCTCAGGGCGGACGGCGTGGGGGACGACGCTTTTCGCAAGTGGCGCGGCGATCATCGCCGCCACCCTCTTCGCCTTCGCCGCCACCGCCCCCGCACAGGCCGACGCCACCAGCGCGCGGATCTCGGTCGCGCGCAGCCTCACCGCGTTCGGCATCGGCAACATCAGCGCCGCACGCAATCACGCGATGGCCGCGGTCAAGACCGATCCGAGCTGGGGCCTCGCCCATGCCGTACTCGCCCGCGCCTATCTCGCGCTCGGCGATGGGCTCGCCGCGCAGGCCGAACTGGATCGCGCGAAGGCGACCGGCTTCGACGTCAGCCGTGCGCACCAACTCTATGCCCATGCCTATCTGTTGCAGGGCGATGCGGATCGCGCGTTGGACGAGGCAGCCAAAGCCAAGCCGAAATACGCCGGCTACGCGCTGCGCGTCGGCGCACGCGCACTGGCGGCGCAGGGCGATTTCCCCGGCGCGCAGCGATTGCTCGCCACCCTGCTCGCCGCCGCGCCGAACGACAGCGCCGCCTGGTCCGATCTCGGCCGCATCCGCTATGATGGCGGCGACGTGACCGGCGCGATCGACGCCGCGACCCGCGCGACCAGGATCGATCCCGCCAATATGGAGGCGCTGACGCTGCGCGCCGAACTGGTGCGCACGCAATATGGCCTGACCGCCGCATTGCCCTGGTTCGAGGCGACGCTGAAACGCGATTATTATTATCACCCCGCGCTGATCGAATATGCCTCCACCCTGGGCGACGCCGGGCGCTACGGCGACATGCTGGACGCCACGCGCCGCGCGCTCGCCACCCGGCCGGACAGCGCGCAGGCCTTCTATCTGCAGGCCGTGCTGGCGGCGCGGGCCGGCAATTACGATCTGGCGCGCGGCCTGATGCAGCGCACCGGCGATACGCTGGACGGCCTGCCCGGCGCGCTGCTGCTCGGCGGAACGCTCGATTATCAATCGGGCGCGTACGAACTCGCGATCAGCAAATGGCGTCGATTGGTCGGGCAGCAGCCGATGAACATCTCCGCGCGCCGCCTGCTCGGAGCGGCGCTGCTCCGGTCCGGCGATGCTCAGGGCGCGCTCGACATATTGCGTCCGGTCGCGCTGCGCGGCGATGCCGATTCCTATACGCTGACGCTGGTCGCGCGCGCGTTCGAGCGCACCGGCCAGCGCGACTGGGCGGCGAAATTCCTCGATCGCGCGGCCTATCCCGGCAGCGCGACCTCCACGACCTTCGGCGCGGACGATACCGTCGCGGTGCTCGGGGACCTCGCGCGCGACGATCCCGCCGACCCGAGCCTGCGCGTCGGCTATCTGCGCGGACTGGTCGATGCCGGGCAGACCGCTCAGGCATTGGCCCAGGCGCAGGCGCTCGTCCGCATGGCCCCCGGCGCCCCCGCCGCGCAGCTGGCACTCGGCGACACGTTCGCCGCCTTGGGCCGGTATGCCGACGCCGCGGGCGCCTATGGCCGCGCCGCCGACAGCCGTTTCGACGAACCGACGATGCTCCGAGCGGTCGACGCGCTGGATCGCGCCGGGCAACGTCCGCAGGCCGCGAACGTGCTGGCCCTGTTCCTGTCGCAAAACCCGCAAAATATCGTCGCGCAGCGCCTCGCCGCGCATTGGCAGATCGCCGGCGGCGAATATGCCGCCGCGATCGAAACGCTGGAGGCCTTGCGCGAACGCATCGGCAATCGCGACGCGGCGTTGCTGACCGAACTGGCCTATGCCTATATCGGCGACGACGATGCCGAGACGGGCCGGGCTTATGCCAGGGCCGCATATGCCCTCGCCCCGCTCAATCCGGCGACGGCGGACGCCTATGGCTGGGCGCTGTATCAGATGGGCAAGGATGGCCAGGCCGTGCAGTTGCTGGAAAAGGCCGTCGCGATCGCCCCGGACCATGCCGCGCTCCGCTGGCATCTGGCTCAGGTCTATGCGGATGTCGGGCGCGGTGCCGATGCGAAAGGGCAGATCGCGGCGGCGATGCGCGATCCGGGGTTCACCGATCGCGATGCGGCGACTGCGGTGCTGAAGACGCTGTAA
- the pepF gene encoding oligoendopeptidase F, which yields MIPLNRREALVAATFSTLAAAMPAWAQDKASAPDAAAWDLRDLYADDAAWDAARKSALAAVPGLAKYKGTLGQSADALAAALVAQSDLGRTIGRIYTYISLKSDADVRISANQEKQAQAIDLYTAFAEATSWISPELLALGKARIDRFVAANAVLVKRFDFYLANVLRQADHTLSPEGETLLAGTAAPFSGPGDIRSQLVASDIPWPSVTLSTGKTVRLNDQAYTLNRDAPVRADRKLVFDTFWAEYGKFQSSLGAAYLSHVKADVFAKKARKYPTSLAMALSGNNVPEAVYRSLVRETNAGLPQLHRYFELRRRLLKLPDMAYYDLYPPLVALDKTVTIAEMRDITIAALKPLGPEYGGIFATASAAKWVDPLPRPGKKSGAYMNPGAAYDVHPYLLLNVGENYEGLTTYAHEWGHAMHSLLANRNQVYDKSDYPIFLAEIASTCNELLLSAYMVANAKSKAEKLFYLGQQLESIRGTYFRQTMLAEFELAVHDKAEAGEGLSGESLSRIYLDLLRRYHGPKVAVADGYGAEWAYIPHFYNSFYVYQYATCVSAASYFAREILKGGAKERDNYLGVLKAGGSDHPVDILKRAGLDMTSATPYRAIVATFKDTLDQCEALMR from the coding sequence ATGATTCCCCTGAACCGCCGCGAGGCGCTGGTCGCCGCGACCTTTTCCACGCTTGCCGCCGCGATGCCCGCCTGGGCGCAGGACAAGGCGTCCGCGCCGGACGCGGCGGCATGGGATCTGCGCGATCTCTACGCCGACGATGCCGCCTGGGATGCCGCGCGCAAATCCGCGCTCGCCGCCGTGCCGGGCCTGGCGAAGTACAAGGGCACGCTCGGGCAGAGCGCCGATGCCCTGGCCGCCGCATTGGTCGCGCAATCCGATCTCGGGCGCACGATCGGTCGAATTTACACCTATATCAGCCTGAAGAGCGACGCCGACGTGCGCATTTCCGCCAATCAGGAAAAGCAGGCGCAGGCGATCGATCTGTACACCGCGTTCGCGGAGGCGACGTCCTGGATCTCCCCCGAACTGCTTGCCCTGGGCAAGGCCAGGATCGATCGCTTCGTCGCGGCCAATGCGGTGCTCGTGAAGCGGTTCGATTTCTACCTCGCCAACGTCCTGCGCCAGGCGGATCACACGCTGTCGCCCGAGGGCGAGACCCTGCTGGCCGGCACCGCAGCGCCGTTTTCCGGGCCGGGCGACATCCGCTCGCAACTCGTCGCGTCGGACATCCCCTGGCCGAGCGTCACGCTGTCGACCGGCAAGACGGTGCGGCTGAACGACCAGGCCTATACGCTCAATCGCGACGCGCCGGTCCGGGCCGATCGCAAGCTGGTGTTCGACACCTTCTGGGCGGAATACGGCAAGTTCCAGAGTTCGCTCGGCGCCGCCTATCTTAGCCATGTGAAGGCCGACGTGTTCGCCAAGAAGGCTCGGAAATATCCCACCTCGCTTGCCATGGCGCTGTCGGGAAACAACGTGCCGGAGGCGGTGTATCGCAGCCTGGTGCGTGAGACGAACGCCGGTCTGCCGCAGCTTCACCGCTATTTCGAACTGCGCCGTCGGCTGCTGAAACTGCCCGATATGGCCTATTACGATCTCTATCCGCCGCTCGTCGCGCTCGACAAGACCGTGACGATCGCGGAGATGCGCGACATCACGATCGCCGCGCTGAAACCGCTCGGTCCGGAATATGGCGGCATCTTCGCCACGGCGTCGGCGGCGAAATGGGTGGATCCGCTGCCCCGCCCCGGCAAGAAATCGGGCGCGTACATGAATCCCGGAGCGGCGTACGACGTGCACCCCTATCTGCTGCTCAACGTCGGCGAGAATTATGAGGGGCTCACAACCTACGCGCACGAATGGGGCCATGCGATGCACAGCCTGCTCGCCAACCGGAACCAGGTCTACGACAAGTCGGACTATCCGATCTTCCTCGCCGAGATCGCCTCGACCTGCAACGAACTGCTGCTTTCCGCCTATATGGTCGCTAATGCGAAGAGCAAGGCGGAGAAGCTTTTCTACCTTGGCCAGCAACTCGAAAGCATTCGCGGCACCTATTTCCGCCAGACGATGCTCGCCGAATTCGAACTTGCCGTGCACGACAAGGCGGAAGCGGGCGAAGGTTTGTCGGGCGAGAGCCTGAGCAGGATCTACCTCGATCTGCTGCGCCGATATCACGGGCCGAAGGTCGCCGTGGCCGACGGCTATGGCGCGGAATGGGCCTATATCCCGCATTTCTACAACAGCTTCTACGTCTATCAATATGCGACGTGCGTTTCCGCCGCGTCCTATTTCGCGCGCGAGATTTTGAAGGGCGGAGCGAAGGAGCGCGACAATTATCTTGGCGTGCTGAAGGCCGGCGGATCGGACCATCCGGTCGACATCCTGAAGCGCGCCGGCCTGGATATGACGAGCGCCACCCCGTACCGGGCGATCGTCGCGACGTTCAAGGATACGCTGGACCAGTGCGAAGCGCTGATGCGATAG
- the prsK gene encoding XrtA/PEP-CTERM system histidine kinase PrsK, whose product MALTIILWGHALAALLFCMIALSQLRDATTALPRLTFVVALIATALWALAVAGIDARDVTARVAESLRNLAWLGFMFALVRRDRDAPHLRAIAFVYGAVVLIVLAGIGIVLVAAIDPGTAPQLDSARVLLRMMVAVSALVLVHHLYAAVAPRARGGIRLVVIALAGMWGMDFVLSGIRYATDGYAVELIAVRGVAMALLAPLFAIAVLRNGDWTLRLSRSVAWQSLSLAGVVLYLLMMALATSAIAAIGGDNARMAQTAFVFGSTAATLTLVSSPWLKAWTKVKLAKHLFRHRYDYRAEWIRFTDTLGKPEGAVALDARVVKAVADLTDSPAGLLLVPDGAALGIGAGWNWDRDTLPATAGEEALARHIATDGRIVELDSVRATGAVTADAASVPQWMLDLPEAWAVVPLVHLDRLQGAILLARPPVDRALDWEDFDLLRIAGRQVASYLAEARAQEALAEGERFDEFNRRFAFILHDIKNLVSQLTLTARNAERHADNPEFRADMIATLQDSAGRMNDLLARLSQHHSARGEDLRSVEMLQLIERVAARRRAQHPVVTKGTAALAHADPVRLEQLLGHLLQNAIEASAPTDPVTIAVGRDGDAVTIDVIDHGCGMSPAFLRDKLFKPFVSSKPGGFGIGAFEARQLAQGMGGGVSVTSREGAGTHFRISLAATAPHHMEQAA is encoded by the coding sequence GTGGCGCTGACGATCATCCTGTGGGGCCATGCGCTCGCGGCATTGCTGTTCTGCATGATCGCCCTGTCGCAACTGCGCGATGCGACCACCGCACTGCCGCGTCTGACCTTCGTCGTCGCGCTGATCGCCACCGCCTTGTGGGCGCTGGCGGTGGCGGGGATCGACGCGCGCGACGTGACCGCTCGGGTGGCGGAAAGCCTGCGCAACCTCGCCTGGCTCGGCTTCATGTTCGCGCTCGTCCGCCGCGATCGGGACGCGCCGCACCTGCGGGCGATCGCCTTCGTCTATGGCGCGGTGGTGCTGATCGTGCTCGCCGGGATCGGCATCGTTCTGGTAGCTGCGATCGATCCGGGGACCGCGCCGCAGCTCGACAGCGCGCGCGTGCTGTTACGCATGATGGTCGCGGTCAGCGCGCTGGTGCTGGTGCATCACCTCTATGCCGCGGTCGCGCCGCGCGCGCGCGGCGGCATCCGCCTGGTCGTGATCGCGCTCGCCGGCATGTGGGGGATGGATTTCGTGTTGTCCGGCATCCGTTATGCCACCGACGGTTACGCGGTGGAGCTGATCGCGGTGCGCGGCGTGGCGATGGCCCTGCTCGCGCCGCTGTTCGCCATCGCCGTGTTGCGCAACGGCGACTGGACGCTGCGCCTGTCGCGCTCGGTCGCTTGGCAGTCGCTGAGCCTCGCCGGCGTCGTGCTGTATCTGCTGATGATGGCGCTGGCGACCAGCGCGATCGCCGCGATCGGCGGCGACAATGCCCGCATGGCGCAGACCGCCTTCGTGTTCGGATCGACCGCCGCGACGCTGACCCTCGTCTCCTCGCCCTGGCTGAAGGCGTGGACCAAGGTGAAGCTGGCCAAGCACCTCTTCCGCCACCGCTATGATTACCGCGCCGAATGGATCCGCTTCACCGATACGCTGGGCAAGCCCGAAGGCGCGGTGGCGCTCGACGCCCGGGTGGTGAAGGCGGTCGCCGACCTGACCGATTCCCCCGCCGGCCTGCTGCTCGTTCCCGACGGCGCGGCGCTCGGCATCGGCGCGGGCTGGAACTGGGACCGCGACACGCTGCCCGCGACCGCCGGCGAAGAGGCGCTGGCCCGCCACATCGCCACCGACGGGCGCATCGTCGAACTCGATTCGGTGCGCGCGACCGGCGCCGTGACGGCCGATGCCGCCAGCGTGCCGCAATGGATGCTCGACCTGCCGGAGGCCTGGGCCGTCGTGCCGCTGGTGCATCTCGACCGGTTGCAGGGCGCGATCCTGCTCGCCCGCCCGCCGGTGGACCGCGCGCTCGACTGGGAGGATTTCGATCTGCTGCGCATCGCCGGACGGCAGGTGGCCAGCTACCTCGCCGAGGCGCGCGCGCAGGAAGCGCTGGCCGAGGGCGAGCGGTTCGACGAATTCAATCGCCGCTTCGCCTTCATCTTGCACGACATCAAGAACCTCGTCAGCCAGTTGACGCTGACCGCGCGCAACGCCGAGCGCCACGCCGACAACCCTGAGTTTCGCGCCGACATGATCGCCACGCTGCAGGATTCGGCCGGCCGCATGAACGATCTGCTCGCGCGCCTGTCGCAGCATCACAGCGCGCGCGGCGAGGATCTGCGCAGCGTCGAGATGCTGCAACTGATCGAGCGGGTCGCGGCGCGGCGGCGGGCGCAGCATCCGGTCGTGACGAAGGGGACGGCGGCGCTCGCGCATGCCGATCCGGTGCGGCTCGAACAATTGCTCGGCCATCTGTTGCAAAACGCGATCGAGGCGAGCGCGCCGACCGATCCGGTGACGATCGCGGTCGGCCGCGACGGCGATGCGGTGACGATCGACGTGATCGATCACGGCTGCGGCATGTCGCCCGCGTTCCTGCGCGATAAATTGTTTAAGCCGTTCGTCTCGTCCAAGCCCGGCGGCTTCGGCATCGGCGCGTTCGAGGCCCGCCAACTGGCCCAGGGCATGGGCGGCGGCGTGTCCGTCACCAGCCGCGAGGGCGCGGGCACGCATTTCCGCATCTCGCTCGCCGCCACCGCACCGCATCACATGGAACAGGCCGCATGA